Proteins encoded by one window of Halobaculum halobium:
- a CDS encoding ABC transporter ATP-binding protein yields MRADASAEPRHTGAGDEPLLEVTGLQTQFPTERGTVEAVARADLSIEPGEIVGLVGESGSGKSVLAQSLMGMVEAPGEVVAGAVCLRDIDVVRDLADTFPDAVVDASDDDVAVARETADGAVSETAAAASLAGPGEFVVVRERDRDGVPVSGFVDIRRASEPALQRLRGGRISMVFQDPMNSLNPTLSVGEQIAETVRLHQDVGESISLPAELKRKIVGAAKNGEAWRRAIEMLEAVEIPEAEARATDFPHEFSGGMRQRAMIAMALSCEPDLLIADEPTTALDVTIQAQILDELVSLKEAFDTSILLITHDLAVVAETCDRVNVMYAGEIVEKAPADTLFADPQHPYTRGLLASTPRLSDPDQEVEPIHGNVPDLIDIPYACHFAPRCPESMRECFEREPAFRQVGERHEAACLRRGPERDRL; encoded by the coding sequence ATGCGCGCTGACGCCTCCGCCGAGCCGCGGCACACCGGCGCTGGCGACGAGCCGTTGCTCGAAGTGACCGGATTGCAGACGCAGTTCCCAACCGAACGCGGCACCGTCGAGGCGGTCGCCCGGGCGGACCTGTCGATCGAACCCGGCGAGATCGTCGGGCTGGTCGGCGAGTCCGGATCGGGCAAGTCCGTCCTGGCGCAGAGTCTCATGGGGATGGTCGAAGCCCCGGGCGAGGTCGTCGCCGGCGCGGTCTGTCTCCGGGACATCGACGTCGTCCGCGACCTCGCCGACACGTTTCCCGACGCCGTCGTCGACGCCAGCGACGACGACGTCGCCGTCGCTCGCGAGACAGCCGACGGCGCGGTCTCTGAAACCGCGGCGGCCGCGAGCCTCGCCGGCCCCGGCGAGTTTGTGGTCGTCCGCGAGCGCGACCGCGACGGGGTCCCGGTCTCGGGGTTCGTCGACATCCGGCGCGCGTCCGAACCGGCGCTCCAGCGCCTGCGGGGTGGCCGGATCTCGATGGTGTTCCAGGACCCGATGAACTCCCTGAACCCGACGCTGTCGGTCGGCGAACAGATTGCCGAGACCGTCCGGCTCCATCAGGATGTAGGCGAATCGATCTCGCTGCCGGCGGAGCTGAAGCGGAAGATCGTCGGCGCCGCCAAGAACGGGGAGGCGTGGCGCCGGGCCATCGAGATGCTCGAAGCCGTCGAGATCCCCGAGGCCGAAGCCCGCGCGACGGACTTCCCACACGAGTTCTCGGGCGGGATGCGCCAGCGCGCGATGATCGCGATGGCGTTGTCCTGCGAGCCAGACCTGCTGATCGCCGACGAGCCGACGACCGCGCTCGACGTGACGATCCAAGCGCAGATCCTCGACGAGTTGGTCTCGCTCAAGGAGGCGTTCGACACGTCGATCCTGTTGATAACGCACGACCTCGCGGTGGTCGCCGAGACGTGCGACCGCGTGAACGTGATGTACGCCGGCGAGATCGTCGAGAAGGCTCCCGCGGACACGCTGTTCGCGGACCCGCAACACCCCTACACGCGTGGGCTGCTGGCGTCGACACCGCGGCTCTCCGACCCGGATCAGGAGGTCGAGCCGATCCACGGGAACGTCCCCGATCTCATCGACATCCCGTACGCGTGCCACTTTGCGCCGCGGTGTCCGGAGTCCATGCGGGAGTGCTTCGAGCGCGAACCGGCGTTTCGTCAGGTGGGAGAGCGACACGAAGCGGCGTGCCTCCGTCGCGGCCCGGAGCGTGATCGCCTATGA
- a CDS encoding ABC transporter permease, with protein sequence MTDPSDAFDRSADAPNSTTDSESRSDTDLRSDGGTDSTPKASFGLYEGEFGPGEVPPEYEVDERVEEHRTTAQRIAATLRRDRLALAGAVVVIAFLFLALFAPYVAPHGPEETFGFMQAPLSESTGDFDGDGTMETTTHYLGTDSFGHDILTRIIYGARISMLVALATVAVAFGVGTTLGIVAGFYGGWVDSVIMRYVDFQWAFPEIILGVAIIAMMGGLGVINVVLAIGIAFIDDFARIIRGEVLSIREEEYVTAARATGMGDIRIMFKEMLPNAVAPLIVQATLMLPLAILAEASLSFLGLGVKPTTPTWGLLIADGRQFISQAPWISVMPGLAIMLVVLAFNTLGDGLRDAFDISQTEVE encoded by the coding sequence GTGACCGACCCGTCGGACGCGTTCGACCGCTCGGCAGACGCCCCGAATTCGACGACCGATTCCGAGAGCCGATCCGACACCGACCTCCGGTCCGACGGCGGCACCGACTCGACGCCGAAGGCGTCCTTCGGGCTGTACGAGGGCGAATTCGGCCCCGGAGAGGTACCGCCGGAGTACGAGGTCGACGAACGGGTCGAGGAGCACCGAACGACCGCACAGCGGATCGCGGCGACGCTGCGTCGCGACCGGCTGGCGCTCGCGGGCGCGGTCGTCGTGATCGCGTTCCTGTTTCTCGCCCTGTTCGCGCCGTACGTCGCGCCGCACGGGCCCGAGGAGACGTTCGGGTTCATGCAGGCGCCGCTGTCGGAGTCGACCGGTGACTTCGACGGCGACGGGACGATGGAGACGACTACACACTACCTCGGCACCGACTCCTTCGGCCATGACATCCTCACCCGCATCATCTACGGGGCCCGCATATCGATGCTCGTCGCGCTGGCCACGGTCGCGGTCGCGTTCGGCGTCGGCACGACCCTCGGGATCGTCGCCGGGTTCTACGGCGGCTGGGTCGACTCGGTGATCATGCGGTACGTCGACTTCCAGTGGGCGTTCCCGGAGATCATCCTCGGCGTGGCGATCATCGCGATGATGGGCGGACTCGGCGTCATCAACGTCGTCCTCGCCATCGGGATCGCGTTCATCGACGACTTCGCGCGGATCATCCGCGGGGAAGTGCTGTCGATACGCGAGGAAGAGTACGTCACGGCCGCCCGCGCGACCGGGATGGGCGACATTCGGATCATGTTCAAGGAGATGCTTCCCAACGCGGTCGCACCGCTGATCGTGCAGGCGACGCTGATGCTCCCGCTCGCGATCCTCGCGGAGGCGAGCCTCTCGTTCCTCGGGCTCGGCGTGAAGCCGACGACCCCGACGTGGGGGCTGCTCATCGCCGACGGGCGACAGTTCATCTCGCAGGCGCCGTGGATCAGTGTGATGCCCGGCCTCGCGATCATGCTCGTCGTGCTCGCGTTCAACACCCTCGGCGACGGGCTGCGCGACGCCTTCGACATCAGCCAGACGGAGGTGGAGTGA
- a CDS encoding ABC transporter permease, with product MWRYIVKRVGHALFVMWLVATTVFFGLRAIPGGPVRTMLGQEATPEAVASLRAELGLDRPLSVQYVDFMTDLFSLEFGRSITSSEQVAAIVAEAAPKTFAIAAVGVALGLAVAIPAGVIGATRRNEPADYAATIGAFLGISMPAFFVGILLAIVFGVYLDWLPIVGYTSLSEGVGPWFKSVLLPAIAVGLPYAAGVTRMMRSSLIETLNEGYMRTALAKGVGSRARLYKHAMQNALIPVVTVAGIQLALVLGGSVTVELVFSIQGLGRVLVNSILERNYPVTQITILLISGVFVFMNLLVDIAYTAIDPRIRVGGESA from the coding sequence ATGTGGCGGTACATCGTGAAGCGCGTCGGGCACGCTCTGTTCGTGATGTGGCTCGTCGCCACCACGGTGTTCTTCGGGCTACGGGCGATCCCCGGCGGTCCGGTCAGGACGATGCTCGGGCAGGAGGCGACGCCGGAGGCGGTCGCGTCGCTGCGCGCCGAGCTGGGGCTCGACCGTCCGCTGTCGGTACAGTACGTCGATTTCATGACGGACCTGTTCTCCCTGGAGTTCGGCCGGAGCATCACCTCCAGCGAGCAGGTCGCCGCGATCGTCGCTGAAGCGGCGCCGAAGACGTTCGCCATCGCTGCGGTCGGCGTCGCGCTCGGGCTCGCGGTCGCCATCCCTGCGGGTGTCATCGGCGCGACGCGCCGCAACGAGCCGGCGGACTACGCCGCGACGATCGGGGCGTTCCTCGGGATCTCGATGCCGGCGTTCTTCGTCGGGATCCTCTTGGCGATCGTATTCGGCGTCTACCTCGATTGGCTCCCGATCGTCGGGTACACGTCGCTCTCGGAGGGCGTCGGCCCGTGGTTCAAGAGTGTGCTCCTCCCGGCGATAGCCGTCGGGCTCCCGTACGCCGCCGGCGTCACCCGGATGATGCGCTCGTCGCTCATCGAGACGCTCAACGAGGGGTACATGCGCACCGCCCTCGCGAAGGGCGTCGGCTCCCGTGCACGCCTGTACAAACACGCCATGCAGAACGCGCTCATCCCCGTCGTGACCGTCGCCGGTATCCAGCTCGCGCTGGTGCTTGGCGGCTCGGTCACGGTGGAGCTCGTCTTCTCCATCCAGGGACTCGGGCGCGTGCTCGTCAACTCCATCCTGGAGCGCAACTATCCCGTGACTCAGATAACCATCCTCCTCATCTCGGGCGTCTTCGTGTTCATGAACCTACTCGTCGACATCGCCTACACCGCGATCGACCCGCGTATCCGCGTCGGGGGTGAGAGCGCGTGA
- a CDS encoding ABC transporter substrate-binding protein, giving the protein MPTDSNPEFTEEALSGPVIDRRTTTALLGAAGLSGLAGCLGGGSGNATETDGSDGSDGDSGGSGGSGDSETDTPAESSMGGTLEAGWFTGSIDTLDPPYISVGQFFQVAANIFNGLVTLNQDLTVRGDLARDWEVTNEGATITFQLREGVTFHNGDDFTADDVLYTIRRTIENETPAAPKLSTLKPVDEDGVVVEDDYTVTLNFEQPMAPALIYLTRGPGRAATIVSQGAIEEMGREQYAVEPVGTGPFEVASHDVGSELVLERNEEYFGTDEDGNQLPYLDGVTIRPIPEPSSIVNALQSGDIHFANLIPLQNASQVQSADEVDMLQAPGVNWYGLAMNQDREPFGDKQVRMGIAKCIDNEAFIETAYFGNAISAQGPINKATNWVWRDDKPDDQSFDREEGMQMLEDAGADGASFSILTTQSSLRQAQAMRQQLNSSGLSVEVEQVTSSTYWTRYEEGNYDTTISGSVGDPDPDQSLWNFYRKDGPWNWVNFQNDEAHELLAEQRRQLDRDERMATLQELEDLLISEVPHAYLSHQDDIGAARTEVNGFTHIPFMRPLETVSLSE; this is encoded by the coding sequence ATGCCAACGGATAGCAATCCGGAATTCACGGAAGAAGCGCTCAGCGGTCCAGTCATCGACCGGCGCACGACGACGGCGCTGCTGGGGGCGGCTGGCCTCTCAGGGTTGGCCGGCTGCCTCGGCGGCGGCTCCGGGAACGCGACCGAAACCGACGGTTCGGATGGATCGGACGGCGACAGCGGCGGTAGCGGCGGTAGCGGCGACAGCGAGACCGACACGCCGGCGGAGAGCTCAATGGGCGGAACGCTCGAGGCCGGCTGGTTCACCGGCAGCATCGACACGCTCGACCCGCCGTACATCAGCGTCGGGCAGTTCTTCCAAGTCGCGGCCAACATCTTCAACGGGCTCGTCACGCTGAATCAAGATCTCACGGTCCGTGGGGACCTTGCGCGCGACTGGGAAGTGACCAACGAAGGCGCGACGATCACCTTCCAACTCCGCGAGGGAGTCACCTTCCACAACGGCGACGACTTCACCGCTGACGACGTCCTGTACACGATCCGCCGGACGATCGAAAACGAGACGCCGGCGGCGCCGAAGCTCTCGACGCTCAAGCCGGTCGACGAGGACGGCGTCGTCGTCGAGGACGACTACACGGTCACGCTGAACTTCGAGCAGCCGATGGCGCCGGCGCTCATCTACCTCACGCGCGGCCCGGGCCGCGCCGCGACGATCGTGAGCCAGGGCGCAATCGAGGAGATGGGTCGCGAGCAGTACGCGGTCGAACCGGTCGGGACGGGGCCCTTCGAGGTTGCGAGCCACGACGTCGGCAGCGAACTCGTCCTCGAGCGCAACGAGGAGTACTTCGGAACCGACGAGGACGGCAACCAGCTTCCGTACCTCGACGGCGTCACCATCCGGCCGATCCCGGAGCCGTCGTCAATCGTGAACGCGCTGCAGTCTGGCGACATCCACTTCGCGAACCTGATCCCGTTGCAGAACGCCTCACAGGTCCAAAGCGCCGACGAGGTCGACATGCTGCAGGCGCCCGGCGTGAACTGGTACGGGCTGGCGATGAACCAGGACCGCGAGCCGTTCGGGGACAAGCAGGTGCGCATGGGGATCGCCAAGTGCATCGACAACGAGGCGTTCATCGAGACGGCGTACTTCGGAAACGCCATCTCCGCACAGGGGCCGATCAACAAGGCGACGAACTGGGTGTGGCGCGACGACAAGCCGGACGATCAGTCGTTCGACCGCGAGGAGGGAATGCAGATGCTCGAGGACGCGGGCGCCGACGGCGCGAGCTTCTCGATCCTCACCACCCAGAGCAGCCTCCGGCAGGCGCAGGCGATGCGCCAGCAGCTCAATAGCTCGGGGCTGAGCGTCGAGGTCGAACAGGTGACCTCCTCGACGTACTGGACCCGGTACGAGGAGGGGAACTACGACACCACCATCAGCGGCTCCGTCGGCGACCCCGACCCCGACCAGTCGCTGTGGAACTTCTACCGGAAGGACGGACCGTGGAACTGGGTCAACTTCCAGAACGACGAGGCCCACGAGCTGCTGGCCGAACAGCGCAGGCAACTCGACCGCGACGAGCGGATGGCGACCCTGCAGGAGCTCGAGGACCTCCTCATCTCGGAGGTCCCCCACGCGTACCTCTCCCACCAGGACGACATCGGCGCCGCCCGGACGGAGGTCAACGGGTTCACGCACATTCCGTTCATGCGGCCCCTCGAAACCGTCTCACTGTCCGAGTGA
- a CDS encoding helix-turn-helix domain-containing protein yields MGDGDRTRSMREVTLKIKHVGQPETTASERYPGVTMRSVSSMTGRERERKRIVELTGEPDDIAGFIDVYAAGEPVLAAEPITPLGQSTVFVAVTIEVPRWDSITELFAELGLHYRTGTEITGGYERWVLYLDEDDDLSAVIDAVEARGNEVELVRQLEMHEVDSSPRFETAGVLHDLTPRQREALATAIRAGYYGHEKDAGVEEIATKLGVSTTTAWEHLARAEGKVMDDLGEFLGRDDWDA; encoded by the coding sequence ATGGGCGATGGCGACAGGACCCGGTCGATGCGTGAGGTGACTTTGAAGATCAAACACGTCGGGCAGCCCGAGACGACGGCGTCCGAGCGCTACCCCGGGGTGACGATGCGGTCGGTATCGTCGATGACGGGTCGAGAGCGGGAGCGCAAGCGGATCGTCGAGCTGACCGGCGAACCGGACGACATCGCCGGGTTCATCGACGTGTACGCGGCGGGCGAGCCGGTGCTCGCCGCCGAGCCGATCACGCCGCTCGGCCAGTCAACCGTCTTCGTCGCGGTCACCATCGAGGTCCCGCGGTGGGACAGCATCACCGAACTGTTCGCGGAGTTGGGACTCCACTATCGGACGGGAACCGAGATCACCGGCGGGTACGAGCGGTGGGTGCTGTATCTCGACGAGGACGACGACCTCTCGGCGGTCATCGACGCGGTGGAGGCCCGCGGCAACGAGGTCGAACTGGTCCGACAGTTGGAGATGCACGAGGTCGACTCCTCGCCCCGGTTCGAGACGGCCGGGGTCCTCCACGATCTGACGCCGCGCCAGCGCGAGGCGCTGGCGACGGCGATCCGCGCCGGGTACTACGGGCACGAGAAGGACGCGGGCGTCGAGGAAATCGCGACGAAGCTGGGCGTCAGCACGACGACGGCGTGGGAGCACCTCGCGCGCGCCGAGGGGAAAGTGATGGACGACCTCGGCGAGTTCCTCGGCCGCGACGACTGGGACGCCTGA
- a CDS encoding M28 family peptidase yields MRLPNAAVGDAQTSGFGWDVLTDLVDVGSRMAGQAGEREGAEVVRDAFERAGARSARIEEFEIPGWWRGESSLSIHEPHERVHDGQQDVLALPGCPAGEATGRVVDVGDGTYEEFEAKAEELDGAIAMASSATPESVDRWIHRMEKYVNAADHGAVAFVFRNHLDGSLPPTGEVGYHERPGPIPAIGVSCEVGKRLARYAEEGCEATVSVECRNEAATSVNVESEVGPDTDEHVLVTAHVDAHDIADGANDNGAGSALVAEVARLLARDDVDLDTRVRLVTFGSEEIGLWGAYRCAETTALDDTKCVVNLDGACSSRNLRVGTNGFEEMGAVFEAVTDDLDASLSTDDTISPHGDQWAFVQEGVPAVMTSTTSEQSGRGWGHTHADTLDKLDSRDLRDVAVQVAEAVARFASADVETPGRTRTEMRDAIDEGYEQELRMGGRWPYADLE; encoded by the coding sequence ATGCGACTGCCGAACGCGGCCGTGGGCGACGCACAGACGAGCGGCTTCGGATGGGACGTGCTGACCGACCTGGTCGACGTGGGGAGCCGGATGGCCGGCCAGGCGGGTGAGCGCGAGGGCGCCGAGGTGGTACGCGACGCCTTCGAACGCGCCGGCGCACGGAGCGCTCGGATCGAGGAGTTCGAGATCCCCGGCTGGTGGCGCGGCGAGTCCTCGCTGTCGATCCACGAGCCCCACGAGCGCGTCCACGACGGGCAACAGGACGTGCTCGCGCTCCCCGGCTGCCCCGCGGGGGAGGCGACCGGCCGCGTCGTCGACGTGGGCGACGGCACCTACGAGGAGTTCGAGGCGAAGGCGGAGGAACTGGACGGCGCCATCGCGATGGCGTCGTCGGCGACGCCGGAGTCGGTCGACCGCTGGATCCACCGGATGGAGAAGTACGTCAACGCCGCCGACCACGGCGCCGTCGCGTTCGTGTTCCGCAACCACCTCGACGGGTCGCTGCCCCCGACCGGCGAGGTCGGCTACCACGAGCGACCCGGGCCGATCCCCGCCATCGGCGTCTCCTGTGAGGTCGGGAAGCGACTCGCGCGCTACGCCGAGGAGGGCTGTGAGGCGACCGTGTCCGTCGAGTGCCGCAACGAGGCGGCGACCTCCGTGAACGTCGAAAGCGAGGTCGGCCCCGACACCGACGAGCACGTGCTCGTCACCGCCCACGTCGACGCCCACGACATCGCCGACGGCGCCAACGACAACGGCGCCGGCTCGGCGCTCGTCGCCGAGGTCGCCCGGCTCCTCGCCCGCGACGACGTGGATCTGGATACCCGAGTTCGGCTCGTCACCTTCGGATCCGAGGAGATCGGCCTGTGGGGCGCGTACCGCTGCGCGGAGACGACGGCGCTTGACGACACGAAATGCGTCGTCAACCTCGACGGCGCCTGTAGCTCGCGGAATCTCCGCGTGGGGACAAACGGCTTCGAGGAGATGGGTGCGGTGTTCGAGGCGGTGACCGACGACCTCGACGCGAGCCTCTCGACGGACGACACCATCTCGCCGCACGGCGACCAGTGGGCGTTCGTCCAGGAGGGCGTCCCGGCGGTGATGACGTCGACCACCTCCGAGCAGTCCGGGCGCGGCTGGGGGCACACCCACGCCGACACGCTGGACAAACTCGACTCCCGGGACCTGCGCGACGTGGCCGTCCAGGTCGCCGAGGCGGTCGCGCGCTTCGCCTCGGCGGACGTGGAGACGCCCGGACGGACCCGCACGGAGATGCGCGACGCTATCGACGAGGGGTACGAACAGGAACTGCGGATGGGCGGGCGATGGCCGTACGCGGACCTGGAATAG